The Funiculus sociatus GB2-C1 sequence CAAATTGTCTGCCACAATCTCGACATTTAAAATTTTGTTTACCAGTGTGAGTATGACCATTTTTTACAACGTATTGAGAGTCGCACTTGGGGCATTGCATAAGCTAAAAATTACGGTAGGTTGAATAATTAAAATTATAGTTCATTAGCATTACTATGCAGGACTACCTCTTTCTCAGAGTTGCAGTACCACGAACAATCCATAAAAAATTCTTGAAGCATTGTATAGATGTAGTGTCTATACTCAAGCCAATCCCAACCATTTGTATAAACTGCAAATTTTGCACCCAAGCAACTCGCATAACTTATCGCTTGATCTAGACCTTGATCTGGGGATTTATCTTCTTGATTTTTGCATTCAATGACAATATACGGTATGAAATCTTGATAAATAACTATGTCAGCACGGTGTGTGCGTGTTCCAACTCGTACAGGCTTTTCGACATCAATGTTTCCTATGGGAACTGCATATGTTGACAGTAGTTCAAATAAAATCCACTGTCTGACTTTTTCTTCCGGTGTTTCCTGTTTATTAAAAAGATAATGTGAAGGCTTTACTTCATAGAATGGTCTAGGTGACATAGCGAGAGCCTTATGCAGAGAGTATGGGATTGCCTACCACTATAACGTTGCAGCTACAGCTCAGCATCTTTGCTTAGTGAGATCACCCACCCTATAGGTGCGTTCTCTTCTGCGGACACTCAACTAGGGAGGGGAACTTCAACCCTTAATTTGACCGCTTGTAGCCAGTGAGATCGCTCCTCGATGTAGCGCGATCGCTCATTGCCTAGAGAGCGTTAGATCAAGCGTAATATACTAAATGGACTCAATTGCTCAATCCTTCTATAGAATGAAATGCTTTAAATGGTATTGTTAAAATTCCTAAAATCTGACTCACTTCATTGATAAAATAGTCTCGCCTATCAATCCAAATTGTTTTGTCAGTCAACTTAAGAAACTTCCAATCCGTTCCCGTAGTTACGGCTCCATAGATACTTTCGATTGGCTCTCCATTTCGTTCATTAAATATTTGGGCGGCAACCATTTCAGCAATACACTGTCCTAAGCCAGATTTAATACTTTCATTTTTAGCCTCTGCCAAGGTTACAACTGGAGTCCGAATTTCATAGGATTCTTTTGAAGCAGTAAGAATATAATCGCAATATCCGCTCAAACCTGCTTGCAAATCAACATTGAACTCGGAGCCAGAGAAAAAACCAATTTGAAAATTAAGTATTCGCCTAACCTCTAATAAAACCGGGGCAATAATTAACTCCGCACGCGCCTTTTCTGTATTGATTGCAGTTGCTAAAAAGACATTCTCATTTAATGTGGTCTGAAGATAAGAACTTGGCAGAATTTCTGGAGTACCAGTAAATAAATCAATAGATTCTTCTATGGTTAACCCAAAGGCTTCTCTGACTTTAGTTAAGGTTGTAAAATCACTATATGCCATAAGCTAGAACTCTATAAATTAAATTAATTACCATAGGGAAGGTTTACCAGTATAGCGAGCGCTGTACTCGTCAAATATAAAAAACACTCTAATTCTTATAACCATCATAAATAAGGAAAGAGCAATTAGCCGGAAGGAGTAGCTAGGGCGCGACGCGCTCTATCTCACAATCATAGCTAAGTAGTAGAGCAGGCATTGAGTAAAGGTTTAAGAAGTCCACGTAGAGGCACTAAGCGCAACTCGAAAGCCATAGATTTTGCCCCTACTGTTCAGCACATACCAGCTACGACTTGCACTACGGCATTGAGGCATATAATTCCACGAACCACCGCGCAGCACCCGAAATGAATTATCTTTACCAGATTCCCACGCACTTCCATCAGCAGGCGCACCATTATAATTGTCATGCCAAACATCAGCACACCATTCCAGAACGTTGCCGTGCATATCGTATAGTCCGAAGGCGTTCGGTGGAAAACTCCCTACGTCTGTTGTATACTGACGATTTTTTCCCTTAGGTGCAGAAGCGTAAGTATAAATTCCGTTAAAATTAGCTAAATCAGTTGTAATTGTCTCGCCAAAGTGGAAAGGTGTGGTTGTTCCAGCACGACAAGCATATTCCCATTGGCTTTCGCTGGGTAAACGATAACTCTTGCCAGTTTTCTTCGACAGACGCGCACAAAATTCTACAGCATCGTGCCAAGATACATTTTCTACTGGTCGTTTTGCACTTTTGAAGCTTGAAGGATCTAGCTGCAAATCTTGGTTCATTGCTGGCAGATTTGCTACTGCTTTCCACTGTGCTTGTGTAACAGTAAATTTTCCCATAAAAAACGGTCCTACAGTTACTTGATGTTGCGGACTTTCATTTCTGTTACGTCCCTTCTCCGTGTCTGGAGAACCCATTAGGAAAGTACCGCTGGGAATTTCTACCATTTCTAGTGTCACGCCACCGCCTAAGTCTTCAGAGAAATATTTTGCTTGCTTTCGGCGGCGGTTAGTTTCCCTCCCCTGCGCGTTTACTGTTACCACATCAAAATCAAACGTTTTTAACGACGAAGCTTGCGAAATTTTCGGATTTGTTGGCGCTACAGATAACTTTTGCGGAGTCAACGCATTTAACACCTCTTCGGCTGATTGATATCGCCGTTTCGCACCTTTTTGAATCATCTTATCTAAGATGCTACGCAACTCATCGCTTACAGGATTTGGCAAATAATTCTGCCAAACCCAAGCATCCTCATCAGTATCAAATAACTCTAAAGGTTCAACGTTAGTCAGCAAATGAATGCAGGTGACTCCCAAACTATATAAATCGCTGGCAAAAACACCTTTCCCTACTGCTTGTTCTGGTGCAATATATCGAAAATCACCAATCACTGTCCCAGTTCTTGCCAATGCGGTTCCCGTAGCAAATTTAGCCGCGCCAAAATCCACCAATACCAGTTGATTACCAACCTGACAACGAATAATATTTTCTGGTTTAATATCTCGGTGAATCACCTGTTTGCTATGAACAAATTCCAACACACGCAGCAAGTCTGTCAACAAGCTGCGAATTTCAGTTTCACTGAAAGCGCCTTCTTGTTCTA is a genomic window containing:
- a CDS encoding IS1 family transposase, whose amino-acid sequence is MQCPKCDSQYVVKNGHTHTGKQNFKCRDCGRQF
- a CDS encoding type I restriction enzyme HsdR N-terminal domain-containing protein; the protein is MSPRPFYEVKPSHYLFNKQETPEEKVRQWILFELLSTYAVPIGNIDVEKPVRVGTRTHRADIVIYQDFIPYIVIECKNQEDKSPDQGLDQAISYASCLGAKFAVYTNGWDWLEYRHYIYTMLQEFFMDCSWYCNSEKEVVLHSNANEL
- a CDS encoding bifunctional serine/threonine-protein kinase/formylglycine-generating enzyme family protein — protein: MSYCLNPVCQKCQNPQDGKFCQSCGKKLVLLGRYRAIAPLGQGGFGRTFRAIDEAKPSKPACVIKQFFPIQQGTNTANKAAELFHQEAVRLEELGHHQQIPELLAHFEEEKHQYLVQQFINGQNLAHILEQEGAFSETEIRSLLTDLLRVLEFVHSKQVIHRDIKPENIIRCQVGNQLVLVDFGAAKFATGTALARTGTVIGDFRYIAPEQAVGKGVFASDLYSLGVTCIHLLTNVEPLELFDTDEDAWVWQNYLPNPVSDELRSILDKMIQKGAKRRYQSAEEVLNALTPQKLSVAPTNPKISQASSLKTFDFDVVTVNAQGRETNRRRKQAKYFSEDLGGGVTLEMVEIPSGTFLMGSPDTEKGRNRNESPQHQVTVGPFFMGKFTVTQAQWKAVANLPAMNQDLQLDPSSFKSAKRPVENVSWHDAVEFCARLSKKTGKSYRLPSESQWEYACRAGTTTPFHFGETITTDLANFNGIYTYASAPKGKNRQYTTDVGSFPPNAFGLYDMHGNVLEWCADVWHDNYNGAPADGSAWESGKDNSFRVLRGGSWNYMPQCRSASRSWYVLNSRGKIYGFRVALSASTWTS